Proteins encoded together in one Deinococcus sp. Marseille-Q6407 window:
- a CDS encoding EAL domain-containing protein has product MPWPRTRRRRCNWPGRPPRAAEQTGTGPLQARALGGLGAITTQTGQYGEALQTQLESLRLVQELRDSEGEVRTLNTIGYLYMHLQDYDQALKYQLEAQAGARAAGHLPLEISATINLAANHDQRGDPETALRLNRGALDRISGLDMGQFAAILHGNIATNLKNMGRFEEGLDACRQTMELAERLNLKESLCDGLMTRGAILRRLGRSAAAAADLQKALNIAEELSATHYLREGYCELSYALEELGDMAGALTALRRYHELKKEQLETISQERTKVLATQLQIDRLEFHAAEQQQRGDQLAAMNETLQAAQAELAYRASHDSLTGLLNRPALEKQLEAICQTRPPEVTAVLFIDLDHFKQINDTLGHPVGDQLLKQVAERLLHNVQPGDEVARQGGDEFTVLLRSVDSPQAAEQAAQQLLEQLAHPYSAGGLTLHTTASIGIAIFPNHGLDVITLQKHADLALYQAKQERGRYRMYQATLGTEALEQLTVEQALHTALQEDGFYLQYQAVVDSGNGQPVMIEALLRWHSPWGEVSPHVFIPVAERSDLILQLGSWAARAALQQLSEWRQLWPQLKISVNVSARQLTQPDLARQVSALLQEYGLDPGALMLELTEAAVVDVRRLRPFQELQAAGLSIGLDDVGTGYASLAGLAQLPMQVLKIDRSLTAQLTPVSAGRSTRPLMHALITFAQESGLDVVAEGVETSEQFDLLRRWGPIQIQGYLESRPLSTEDMTSYLEWKAQEAGLLP; this is encoded by the coding sequence TTGCCCTGGCCCAGAACCCGGCGCAGGCGCTGCAACTGGCCCGGCAGGCCGCCCCGGGCGGCCGAGCAGACCGGCACCGGCCCCCTGCAGGCCCGCGCCCTGGGCGGCCTAGGGGCCATCACCACCCAGACCGGCCAGTACGGGGAAGCGCTGCAGACCCAGCTGGAAAGCCTGCGGCTGGTGCAGGAGCTGCGTGACAGCGAGGGCGAGGTCCGCACCCTGAACACCATCGGCTACCTGTACATGCACCTGCAGGACTACGACCAGGCCCTGAAATATCAGCTGGAAGCCCAGGCGGGCGCCCGCGCCGCCGGGCACCTGCCCCTGGAAATCAGCGCGACGATCAACCTGGCGGCCAACCACGACCAGCGCGGCGACCCGGAAACGGCGCTGCGGCTCAACCGCGGGGCGCTGGACCGGATCAGCGGTCTGGACATGGGACAGTTTGCCGCCATCCTGCACGGCAACATCGCCACCAACCTCAAGAACATGGGACGCTTTGAAGAGGGCCTGGACGCCTGCCGGCAGACGATGGAGCTGGCCGAGCGGCTGAACCTGAAAGAAAGCCTGTGCGACGGGCTGATGACCCGTGGGGCCATCCTGCGGCGTCTAGGCCGCTCAGCCGCAGCGGCCGCCGACCTGCAAAAAGCACTCAACATAGCCGAGGAGTTGTCGGCCACCCACTACCTGCGTGAAGGCTACTGCGAACTGTCGTATGCGCTGGAAGAGCTGGGCGATATGGCCGGCGCACTGACGGCACTGCGGCGCTATCACGAGCTGAAAAAAGAGCAGCTGGAAACCATCTCGCAGGAGCGCACCAAAGTGCTGGCCACCCAGCTGCAGATTGACCGGCTGGAGTTTCATGCGGCCGAGCAGCAGCAGCGCGGCGATCAGCTGGCCGCCATGAACGAGACGCTGCAGGCGGCGCAGGCCGAGCTGGCTTACCGTGCCTCACACGACAGCCTGACCGGGCTGCTCAACCGCCCGGCGCTGGAAAAGCAGCTGGAAGCCATCTGCCAGACCCGCCCGCCTGAGGTGACGGCGGTGCTGTTTATCGACCTGGACCATTTCAAGCAGATCAACGACACCCTGGGACATCCGGTGGGAGACCAGCTGCTGAAACAGGTGGCCGAGCGGCTGCTGCACAACGTCCAGCCGGGTGACGAGGTGGCGCGGCAGGGCGGTGACGAGTTCACAGTGCTGCTGCGGTCGGTGGACTCCCCACAGGCAGCCGAGCAGGCCGCACAGCAACTGCTCGAACAGCTGGCCCACCCTTACAGCGCCGGGGGGCTCACGCTGCACACCACCGCGTCTATCGGCATCGCCATATTTCCCAACCACGGCCTGGACGTGATTACCCTGCAAAAGCACGCCGACCTGGCGCTCTACCAGGCCAAGCAGGAGCGCGGGCGTTACCGGATGTACCAGGCCACCCTGGGCACCGAGGCGCTGGAGCAGCTCACGGTGGAACAGGCGCTGCACACTGCGCTGCAAGAAGACGGCTTTTATCTGCAGTACCAGGCGGTGGTGGATTCGGGCAACGGCCAGCCGGTGATGATCGAGGCGCTGCTGCGCTGGCACAGTCCCTGGGGCGAAGTCTCGCCGCATGTATTTATCCCGGTGGCCGAGCGCAGTGACCTGATCCTGCAGCTGGGGTCCTGGGCAGCGCGGGCGGCCCTGCAGCAGCTGAGCGAGTGGCGGCAGCTCTGGCCACAGCTGAAAATCAGCGTGAATGTCTCGGCGCGGCAGCTGACCCAGCCGGACCTGGCCCGGCAGGTCAGCGCCTTGCTACAGGAGTACGGCCTGGACCCCGGCGCCCTGATGCTGGAACTGACCGAGGCGGCCGTGGTGGACGTGCGCCGGCTGCGGCCCTTTCAGGAGTTGCAGGCCGCCGGGCTGAGCATCGGGCTGGATGACGTGGGCACCGGTTACGCCAGCCTGGCGGGCCTGGCACAGCTGCCCATGCAGGTGCTGAAAATTGACCGCTCGCTCACCGCGCAGCTGACACCAGTCAGTGCCGGCCGCTCCACCCGGCCGCTGATGCACGCCCTGATCACCTTCGCGCAGGAATCGGGGCTAGACGTGGTGGCCGAGGGCGTGGAAACCTCCGAGCAGTTCGACCTGCTGCGGCGCTGGGGACCGATTCAGATTCAGGGCTACCTCGAAAGCCGGCCGCTGTCCACCGAGGACATGACCAGCTACCTGGAGTGGAAAGCCCAGGAAGCTGGCCTGCTGCCCTGA
- the crcB gene encoding fluoride efflux transporter CrcB — MTWLYIALGGAAGAALRHAATLLLAPLTLRAGWPLAVLLINLLGSLLLGLLLALVGRGALSDAARLALGSGLLGGFTTFSTFSVDLDTLLARGAYAETALYLGLSVGGGVLAAALGRWLALGLLARG; from the coding sequence ATGACCTGGCTGTATATCGCTCTGGGAGGCGCGGCGGGCGCAGCACTGCGGCATGCAGCCACGCTGCTGCTGGCCCCGCTGACCCTGCGGGCCGGCTGGCCGCTGGCTGTATTGCTGATCAACCTGCTCGGTTCGCTGCTGCTGGGGTTGCTGCTGGCGCTGGTGGGCCGGGGCGCGCTGAGCGACGCGGCGCGGCTGGCACTGGGCAGCGGGCTGCTGGGCGGCTTTACCACCTTCAGCACCTTTAGCGTGGACCTGGATACCCTGCTGGCCCGCGGCGCCTACGCCGAAACGGCACTGTACCTGGGCCTCAGCGTGGGCGGGGGCGTGCTGGCGGCGGCGCTGGGCCGCTGGCTGGCCCTGGGGCTGCTGGCCAGAGGTTGA
- a CDS encoding DUF4384 domain-containing protein, whose product MKKTLTVLTAALGAAAFGSAHAAPQISAQSIIVNPAPTPLTVQVWTDRDTSGARTPNYYVGNKIRLFTKTNESAYVYLFNVDPNGKVDLILPNNLQSGGNYLRAGETRVFPSAQDNFTFDIAAPYGVNKVLALASREKLNLNQLADFQSQNAFATVNVSGQQGLAQALSIVVNPLPQTNWVTDTAFYNVARGGTTTPAPSTPVAQVPRPNFNQAVWRSTFRMNTTLERVHAQYLNLMSNQGYRLTSTSRNGSRVYSTFTRSGRTASILIDQNGSTFSVKLAQ is encoded by the coding sequence ATGAAAAAGACTTTGACTGTTCTGACCGCCGCTCTCGGCGCCGCCGCTTTCGGTTCTGCCCACGCTGCTCCCCAGATCAGCGCCCAGAGCATCATCGTGAACCCCGCCCCCACCCCGCTGACCGTGCAGGTCTGGACCGACCGCGACACCAGCGGCGCCCGCACCCCCAACTACTACGTGGGCAACAAGATCCGTCTGTTCACCAAGACCAACGAAAGCGCCTACGTTTACCTGTTCAACGTGGACCCCAACGGCAAGGTTGACCTGATTCTCCCCAACAACCTGCAGTCGGGCGGCAACTACCTGCGCGCCGGTGAAACCCGCGTGTTCCCCAGCGCCCAGGACAACTTCACCTTTGACATCGCCGCGCCCTACGGCGTGAACAAGGTGCTGGCCCTGGCCAGCCGCGAGAAGCTGAACCTGAACCAGCTGGCCGATTTCCAGAGCCAGAACGCCTTTGCCACCGTGAACGTCAGCGGTCAGCAGGGTCTGGCCCAGGCACTGAGCATCGTGGTGAACCCGCTGCCCCAGACCAACTGGGTGACCGACACCGCCTTCTACAACGTGGCCCGCGGCGGCACCACCACCCCGGCTCCTTCGACCCCGGTGGCTCAGGTTCCCCGTCCTAACTTCAACCAGGCCGTGTGGCGCTCCACATTCCGCATGAACACCACCCTGGAACGCGTGCACGCCCAGTACCTGAACCTGATGAGCAACCAGGGCTACCGCCTGACCAGCACCAGCCGCAACGGCAGCCGGGTGTACTCGACCTTCACCCGTTCGGGCCGCACCGCCAGCATCCTGATCGACCAGAACGGCTCCACCTTCTCCGTGAAGCTGGCCCAGTAA
- a CDS encoding ion transporter, which yields MSPAPDPQPSTFVDRRPPWRRALGRMIFGLNSPVARLYDKIVIVMIAASVLAVMLESIAGLPAELHALLRWAEWVFTIVFTLDYLGRLLGARRPLRYAMSFYGAVDLLTILPSYLSLLFPGSQYLLVVRALRLLRVFRVFKLARYTDQAALLGEALVASRERITVFFISVLTLVIVFGTLLYMIEGPEHGFTSIPTAIYWAVVTVTTVGYGDISPGTPAGKFLATVAMLLGYAIIAVPTGIVTVGLQEVREVRKGRVCPQCGLAKHDTDAHFCKRCGENLPG from the coding sequence ATGTCTCCTGCCCCTGACCCGCAGCCCAGCACGTTCGTAGACCGCCGGCCCCCCTGGCGGCGGGCGCTGGGGCGGATGATCTTCGGGCTGAACAGTCCGGTGGCCCGGCTATACGACAAGATCGTGATCGTGATGATCGCGGCTTCGGTGCTGGCGGTGATGCTGGAAAGCATCGCGGGCCTGCCGGCCGAACTGCATGCCCTGCTGCGCTGGGCCGAGTGGGTCTTTACCATCGTCTTTACGCTGGATTATCTGGGGCGGCTGCTGGGGGCGCGGCGGCCTCTGCGCTACGCCATGAGCTTTTACGGCGCAGTGGACCTGCTGACCATCTTGCCTTCTTATCTCAGCCTGCTGTTTCCGGGCAGCCAGTACCTGCTGGTGGTGCGGGCACTGCGGCTGCTGCGGGTATTTCGGGTATTCAAACTGGCCCGCTACACCGATCAGGCCGCGCTGCTGGGCGAGGCGCTGGTGGCCAGCCGCGAACGCATTACGGTGTTTTTTATCTCGGTGCTGACACTGGTGATCGTGTTCGGCACGCTGCTGTACATGATCGAAGGCCCCGAACACGGCTTTACCTCCATTCCCACCGCCATCTACTGGGCGGTGGTCACGGTGACCACGGTGGGCTACGGCGACATCTCGCCCGGCACGCCGGCCGGCAAGTTCTTGGCGACCGTTGCCATGCTGCTGGGCTACGCAATCATCGCGGTGCCCACCGGCATCGTGACGGTGGGCCTGCAGGAAGTCCGCGAGGTGCGTAAGGGCCGCGTCTGCCCGCAGTGTGGCCTGGCCAAACACGACACCGACGCACACTTTTGCAAGCGCTGTGGGGAAAATCTGCCGGGGTGA
- the dgt gene encoding dGTP triphosphohydrolase — protein sequence MLTRADLEAREAATLAPYAALSAESGGREYPEAESEARTAFARDRDRVLHTGAFRRLEHKTQVFLNVRGDHYRTRLTHTLEVAQVARSAALRLGLNETLAEVQALAHDLGHPPYGHAGERLLDGLVRAHGEASGFDHNLQARRTVTQLEDRYPDFPGLNLTRTVLDGLNKHERAGLGQPTLEAQLVDVADALAYTAHDLEDGLRSGLLLEGDLLELGLWRELLARTGLSGVNLSKRERRTLHRELLGFLIGDLTAASAAAITASGVGSVADVRAQPGYLICHSPAVAALLSETRQFLFVHLYRHWRVEMQVAQAEQILTTLFEAYLSRPQMLPPAYAARLAGAGEVRTVCDFLAGMTDRYALDMYEELTRPGLGMGWAR from the coding sequence ATGTTGACCCGCGCTGATCTGGAAGCCCGCGAGGCGGCCACCCTGGCACCCTACGCCGCGCTGAGCGCCGAATCCGGCGGGCGCGAGTACCCCGAAGCCGAGAGCGAAGCCCGCACCGCTTTTGCCCGCGACCGCGACCGGGTGCTGCACACCGGCGCCTTCCGGCGGCTGGAACACAAGACCCAGGTGTTCTTGAACGTGCGCGGCGACCACTACCGCACCCGGCTGACCCACACGCTGGAAGTGGCGCAGGTGGCCCGCTCGGCTGCGCTGCGCCTGGGCCTCAACGAAACCCTGGCCGAAGTGCAGGCCCTGGCACACGACCTGGGCCACCCACCCTACGGCCACGCCGGCGAGCGGCTGCTGGACGGGCTGGTGCGCGCCCACGGTGAGGCCAGCGGCTTTGACCACAACCTTCAGGCGCGGCGCACCGTGACGCAACTGGAAGACCGTTACCCGGACTTTCCGGGCCTGAACCTGACCCGCACCGTGCTGGACGGCCTGAACAAGCATGAGCGGGCCGGTCTGGGACAGCCCACCCTGGAAGCCCAGCTGGTGGACGTGGCCGACGCCCTGGCCTACACTGCCCACGACCTGGAAGACGGTCTGCGCTCGGGCCTGCTGCTGGAAGGTGACCTGCTGGAGCTGGGGCTGTGGCGCGAACTGCTGGCCCGCACCGGACTGAGCGGCGTGAACCTCAGCAAGCGGGAGCGCCGCACCCTGCACCGTGAACTGCTGGGCTTCCTGATCGGTGATCTGACAGCGGCCAGCGCTGCTGCCATCACGGCCAGTGGGGTGGGCAGCGTGGCGGACGTGCGCGCGCAGCCGGGGTATCTGATCTGTCACAGCCCTGCAGTGGCCGCGCTGCTGAGCGAGACCCGGCAGTTTCTGTTCGTCCATCTGTACCGGCACTGGCGGGTGGAAATGCAGGTGGCCCAGGCCGAGCAGATCCTGACCACCCTGTTTGAGGCGTACCTGTCCCGTCCGCAGATGCTGCCGCCAGCCTACGCCGCCCGGCTGGCCGGGGCCGGCGAGGTGCGAACTGTGTGCGACTTTCTCGCCGGCATGACCGACCGCTACGCCCTGGACATGTACGAGGAACTGACCCGGCCGGGCCTGGGCATGGGCTGGGCACGCTAG
- a CDS encoding DedA family protein: MIDWLLNVMNSLGYVGVFLLMVLENLFPPIPSEVIMPAAGFAASPEQGQLNIFGVIAAGALGSVIGTLPLYYVGKVFGLERSKRWADRYGRWLTVSGDDLQKASDWFDRHGAGAVLFGRMVPGVRSLLSLPAGINAMNMPQFLLYSLIGSGLWAALLAGAGYLLGEHYDRVAQYVDPASKIILGLLVLGFIWWVLSRRRAGKGGSAGDGAAS, translated from the coding sequence GTGATTGACTGGCTGCTGAACGTGATGAACTCGCTGGGATACGTGGGCGTATTTCTGCTGATGGTTCTGGAAAACCTGTTTCCACCCATCCCCAGCGAGGTGATTATGCCGGCGGCCGGCTTCGCTGCCTCGCCTGAGCAGGGCCAGCTGAACATCTTCGGGGTGATCGCGGCCGGGGCGCTGGGCAGCGTGATCGGCACCCTGCCGCTGTATTACGTCGGCAAGGTGTTCGGGCTGGAACGCAGCAAGCGCTGGGCCGACCGCTACGGCCGCTGGCTCACTGTAAGCGGCGACGACCTGCAAAAAGCCAGCGACTGGTTCGACCGCCACGGCGCTGGGGCGGTACTGTTCGGGCGGATGGTGCCGGGTGTGCGCAGCCTGCTGTCGCTGCCGGCCGGAATCAATGCGATGAACATGCCCCAGTTCCTGCTGTACTCGCTGATCGGCTCGGGCCTCTGGGCGGCGCTGCTGGCCGGTGCCGGCTACCTGCTGGGCGAACACTACGACCGGGTGGCGCAGTATGTGGACCCGGCGTCCAAGATCATTCTGGGCCTGCTGGTGCTGGGCTTTATCTGGTGGGTGCTCAGCCGCCGCCGGGCCGGCAAGGGCGGCAGCGCCGGAGACGGAGCGGCCAGCTGA
- a CDS encoding polysaccharide deacetylase family protein, which produces MISFSRRSRLEKAGRRARWSGLLAAWALLSAGQASAARPVILAYHQVGTSGGTTLSIQPQQLRQRVQGLRALGYRFVTASQAAQAGPQERVAVMEFDDGRQSVYAQAFPVLRELDVPGTVFVIWEQVGQPGYLTRSQLEELRAAGWETGHHTQSHAPLSRLSAAGLTQQLQPPAGVTCVAYPYNLQDARARRTARAQGLNCGVTGGPYLPRRDPLAQSAPALTPWDGAFLGARARYGVGGRTPLLAGAGLLLLLEQSPGAPALPAPLDWNPAGYELLGNGSLSLGLRGHERETRFAARWGGNDQGDWVLHLADRSSQAGRYRGFGVAYHRFPYTVGGGWDSAGPLLAGSLSLNRSGELWARWHPLAAGAGQEQERWAWGATLIPADYWQLYAAQTPGASEVGVNYWLPGGTPAAVRPWQVGAGYRHGDGQSAPFVRLGYAAGSYTFSSELDGAGRWGLRFGAAW; this is translated from the coding sequence ATGATTTCGTTTTCCCGCCGCTCACGCCTGGAAAAAGCGGGCCGCCGCGCCCGTTGGTCTGGGCTGCTGGCCGCCTGGGCGCTGCTGAGCGCCGGGCAGGCCAGCGCCGCGCGGCCGGTGATTCTGGCCTACCATCAGGTGGGCACCAGCGGGGGAACCACCCTCAGTATTCAGCCACAGCAACTGCGCCAGCGCGTGCAGGGGCTGCGCGCCCTGGGCTACCGTTTCGTGACCGCCAGCCAGGCGGCACAGGCCGGGCCACAGGAACGGGTGGCGGTGATGGAGTTCGACGACGGCCGCCAGAGCGTGTACGCGCAGGCCTTTCCGGTGCTGCGCGAGTTGGACGTGCCGGGCACCGTGTTTGTCATCTGGGAGCAAGTCGGCCAGCCCGGCTACCTGACCCGCTCGCAGCTGGAGGAACTGCGGGCGGCCGGCTGGGAAACCGGGCACCACACCCAGAGCCATGCGCCGCTGTCCCGGCTGTCGGCGGCGGGGCTGACCCAGCAGCTGCAGCCTCCGGCCGGCGTGACCTGCGTGGCCTATCCTTACAACCTGCAAGACGCCCGCGCCCGCCGCACCGCCCGTGCCCAGGGCCTGAACTGCGGCGTGACCGGCGGCCCCTACCTGCCCCGGCGCGACCCGCTGGCGCAGTCGGCCCCGGCACTGACTCCCTGGGACGGAGCTTTTCTGGGGGCACGGGCCCGCTACGGCGTGGGCGGCCGCACCCCGCTGCTGGCCGGCGCGGGCTTACTGCTGCTGCTAGAGCAAAGCCCCGGCGCCCCGGCGCTGCCGGCCCCACTGGACTGGAACCCGGCCGGCTATGAGCTGCTGGGCAACGGCAGCCTCAGCCTGGGCCTGCGCGGTCATGAGCGCGAAACCCGCTTCGCTGCCCGCTGGGGCGGCAACGACCAGGGCGACTGGGTGCTGCATCTGGCCGACCGCAGCAGCCAGGCCGGCCGCTACCGGGGCTTCGGGGTGGCGTATCACCGCTTTCCCTACACGGTGGGCGGCGGCTGGGATTCGGCCGGGCCGCTGCTGGCCGGCAGCCTCAGCCTGAACCGCTCCGGCGAGCTGTGGGCCCGCTGGCACCCGCTGGCCGCTGGCGCCGGGCAGGAGCAAGAGCGCTGGGCCTGGGGTGCCACCCTGATTCCGGCCGACTACTGGCAACTATACGCCGCCCAAACACCGGGGGCCAGCGAGGTGGGCGTGAACTACTGGCTGCCCGGCGGCACGCCCGCTGCTGTGCGGCCCTGGCAGGTGGGCGCTGGCTACCGGCACGGGGACGGGCAAAGCGCGCCGTTCGTGCGGCTGGGCTACGCGGCCGGCAGCTACACTTTCAGCAGCGAGCTGGACGGAGCCGGGCGCTGGGGCCTGCGCTTTGGTGCGGCCTGGTAA
- a CDS encoding acyl-CoA dehydrogenase family protein produces the protein MFDQFAVMDLLAPEERQARASARQYAEKALMPHIAGWWDAAEVPVREVMRGLGTQGLLGPMIPPEYGGSGASSNLYGALMYELDRVDSGIRSAASVQGSLVMYPIHAYGSDEQKAQYLPGLASGELISCFGLTEPDGGSDPGAMRTRAHRDGDDWVLDGDKIWITNSPLADIAVVWAQVEEAGRDTVRGFVVPTDTPGYSAPTIHRKMSMRASVTGEIVLDGCRVPGSALLPGVRGLKGPLSCLTGARFGIGWGAMGALELMLTTALDYTGSRITFGQPTASRQLVQDKLVKMATDHSAGLLLAWRLGVLKDTGTMDYTQVSLVKRNNVRRALEGARLARELLGANGITTEYPVIRHMLNLETVDTYEGTHDIHTLIAGRGLTGESAMG, from the coding sequence ATGTTCGACCAGTTTGCCGTGATGGACCTGCTTGCTCCCGAGGAGCGGCAGGCCCGCGCCAGTGCCCGCCAGTACGCCGAAAAAGCCCTGATGCCCCACATCGCCGGATGGTGGGACGCCGCAGAAGTTCCGGTGCGCGAGGTGATGCGCGGCCTGGGCACCCAGGGCCTGCTGGGCCCGATGATTCCGCCGGAATACGGCGGCAGCGGGGCCAGTTCCAACCTCTACGGCGCCCTGATGTACGAGCTGGACCGGGTGGACAGCGGGATTCGCAGCGCCGCCAGCGTGCAGGGCAGCCTGGTGATGTACCCGATTCATGCTTACGGCAGCGACGAGCAAAAAGCCCAGTATCTGCCGGGGCTGGCCAGCGGCGAGCTGATCAGCTGCTTTGGCCTGACTGAGCCAGACGGCGGCTCCGATCCCGGCGCCATGCGCACCCGCGCCCACCGCGACGGCGACGACTGGGTGCTGGACGGCGACAAAATCTGGATCACCAACTCACCGCTGGCCGATATCGCGGTGGTGTGGGCGCAGGTGGAGGAGGCCGGGCGCGATACGGTACGCGGCTTTGTGGTGCCTACAGATACCCCCGGCTACAGCGCTCCCACCATTCACCGCAAGATGAGCATGCGGGCCAGCGTGACCGGGGAAATCGTGCTGGACGGCTGCCGGGTGCCGGGGTCGGCGCTGCTGCCCGGTGTGCGCGGGCTGAAAGGGCCGCTGTCGTGCCTGACCGGAGCCCGCTTTGGCATCGGCTGGGGCGCGATGGGCGCCCTGGAACTGATGCTGACCACCGCCCTGGACTACACCGGCAGCCGCATCACTTTCGGGCAACCCACCGCCTCGCGGCAGCTGGTGCAGGACAAACTGGTCAAGATGGCGACCGACCACTCGGCCGGGCTGCTGCTGGCCTGGCGGCTGGGCGTGCTGAAAGACACCGGCACGATGGACTACACCCAGGTCAGCCTGGTCAAGCGCAACAATGTGCGCCGCGCTCTGGAAGGCGCCCGGCTGGCCCGCGAACTGCTGGGCGCCAACGGCATCACCACCGAGTACCCGGTGATTCGCCACATGCTGAACCTGGAAACGGTAGACACCTACGAGGGCACCCACGACATCCACACCCTGATCGCTGGCCGGGGCCTGACCGGGGAAAGCGCGATGGGCTAG
- a CDS encoding CAP domain-containing protein — MRPLSRTAALLTCAAGVLLSLVPAAAQEQFAQEQFQVSAETDSQRLAPLTVNFRAQVSSGTDVRWNFGDGQAAQGRQVTHTYYQPGHYVAAVNLSRGRLPLGQSQLPIEVKSQGQERAKLVVLLGLDNVLLSDVGSVVYRPYQPHYSLNGQALDDRGSGRVTAALQPGTNTASLSLSGVGGPLKRSVSFTLPSSVQTSAVYEDQVLRAINLLRTSRYNCATGRTDGVARAPLTRSRVLDRAALAQALAMPAAGFVNHVSELDGSSPAQRIAAAGYPNANTAENLAVGQPTPAEAVSDWLNSPGHCASIMGDYTETGLSYVRVPGSEYLHHWVQEFGKPQRAAAAQSAKADGK; from the coding sequence ATGCGCCCTCTCTCCCGCACCGCCGCCCTGCTCACCTGCGCCGCAGGAGTACTGCTTTCACTCGTTCCGGCCGCCGCGCAGGAACAGTTTGCACAGGAACAGTTTCAGGTCTCGGCCGAGACCGACAGCCAGCGCCTGGCCCCGCTGACCGTGAACTTCCGGGCACAGGTGAGCAGCGGCACCGACGTACGCTGGAACTTCGGCGACGGGCAGGCGGCGCAGGGCAGGCAAGTGACCCACACCTACTACCAGCCGGGGCACTATGTGGCGGCGGTCAACCTCAGCCGGGGCAGGCTGCCGCTGGGCCAAAGCCAGCTGCCCATCGAGGTCAAGTCGCAGGGGCAGGAACGGGCCAAGCTGGTGGTGCTGCTGGGCCTGGACAACGTGCTGCTGAGCGACGTGGGCAGCGTGGTCTACCGGCCTTATCAGCCGCACTACTCGTTGAATGGACAGGCGCTGGATGACCGGGGCTCCGGCCGCGTCACGGCGGCGCTGCAGCCTGGAACCAACACCGCCAGCCTCAGCCTGAGCGGCGTGGGCGGGCCGCTGAAGCGTTCGGTCAGCTTCACGCTGCCGTCCAGCGTCCAGACCTCGGCCGTCTATGAGGATCAGGTGCTGCGGGCCATCAACCTGCTGCGCACCAGCCGCTACAACTGCGCCACCGGCCGCACCGACGGGGTGGCCCGCGCACCGCTGACCCGCAGCCGGGTGCTGGACCGTGCCGCACTGGCCCAGGCGCTGGCGATGCCGGCTGCCGGGTTCGTGAACCATGTCAGCGAGCTGGACGGCAGTTCTCCGGCGCAGCGCATTGCGGCCGCCGGCTACCCCAATGCCAACACCGCCGAGAACCTCGCCGTAGGCCAGCCCACCCCGGCCGAGGCCGTCTCCGACTGGCTGAACAGCCCCGGCCACTGCGCCTCCATCATGGGCGACTACACCGAAACTGGCCTCAGTTACGTGCGGGTGCCGGGCAGCGAGTACCTACATCACTGGGTGCAGGAATTTGGCAAGCCACAGCGCGCGGCGGCCGCCCAGTCCGCCAAAGCTGACGGAAAGTGA